In a genomic window of Octopus bimaculoides isolate UCB-OBI-ISO-001 chromosome 25, ASM119413v2, whole genome shotgun sequence:
- the LOC106880686 gene encoding transducin beta-like protein 2 isoform X3 encodes MVSTEDKATKPKPKQNQSQNGKQPANKAAKKPFTTKKKAQVTYTHPWLLTTLKGHTNTILDMDFSQNGKYFITVAEDRSAFIWSIKNFSHKEHRYIRAPIDVDHATRVRFSPDTKAFLVSLARKNILRIYRIGKKNDGSIGSFVAAFDFPKYNKADIRNIGVASNGRFIMVGYANTTIFVISIKGDILATIDTHQVTNSLALVSHCGRFIGSSGFTPDVKVWEVCFDKSLLFKEVSRAFELKGHSAGVKCFSFNMDSTRMASASKDGTWKLWDTDVQYKKQQDPYLLYTGTFHSNPSHIVLSPDSRTVVMSHGNKIVVFNTFSKKIEMVMENVHEGPVEGLRFDSNSKYFVSIGDKHVLIFNNITGYRAAIEELNDKLNKTNSNTVAERIKEQIQEATDALQEILPKSS; translated from the exons CAACAAAGCCGAAACCAAAGCAGAATCAGAGTCAGAATGGGAAACAGCCTGCAAACAAAGCAGCAAAGAAACCCTTTACAACTAAGAAAAAGGCACAGGTCACGTACACTCACCCATGGTTGCTGACGACACTGAAAGGACACACAAACACCATTTTAGACATGGATTTCAGTCAGAacggaaaatattttataacagtCGCTGAAG ATCGTTCTGCATTCATATGGAGTATCAAAAATTTTTCTCACAAAGAACATCGATATATTCGAGCTCCCATTGATGTAGATCATGCAACACGGGTTCGATTCAGCCCTGAtacaaa AGCGTTTTTAGTGAGTTTGGCAAGAAAAAACATTTTGCGGATTTACCGAATTGGAAAGAAGAACGATGGAAGCATAGGAAGCTTTGTAGCTGCGTTTGATTTCCCTAAA tACAACAAAGCTGATATACGAAATATTGGTGTTGCTTCCAATGGCCGTTTTATCATGGTGGGTTATGCCAATACCACAATCTTTGTCATCAGCATAAAAG gAGACATCCTTGCAACAATTGACACCCACCAAGTGACCAATAGCTTAGCTTTGGTCTCTCATTGTGGACGTTTCATTGGATCATCAG gTTTCACACCTGATGTCAAAGTGTGGGAAGTTTGTTTTGACAAGTCTCTACTTTTTAAGGAAGTCTCTCGAGCTTTTGAACTGAAAGGACACAGCGCCGGTGTGAAATGTTTCAGCTTCAACATGGACTCCACAAG aATGGCCTCAGCTTCTAAAGATGGAACTTGGAAATTGTGGGACACAGATG TGCAATACAAAAAACAACAAGATCCATACCTGTTATACACTGGGACCTTCCATTCGAACCCATCACACATTGTTTTGTCACCTGATTCACGAACTGTTGTAATGTCTCATGGAAACAAAATTGTTGTCTTCAACACCTTttcaaaaaaaattgaaatggtgatGGAAAATGTTCATGAag GTCCAGTTGAGGGACTTCGGTTCGACAGCAACTCTAAATACTTTGTCTCTATTGGAGACAAACATGTTCTTATATTTAACAACATCACTGGCTACAGGGCTGCCATTGAAGAACTCAATGATAAACTCAACAAAACAAACTCTAACACAGTTGCAGAACGGATTAAAGAACAGATTCAAGAAGCCAC TGATGCATTGCAAGAAATTCTTCCAAAATCATCGTGA